A region of Massilia sp. WG5 DNA encodes the following proteins:
- the alr gene encoding alanine racemase: MAGVANGAAQGVAHGVDAARAGAVLTIDLDAIRANYRLLRETAAGASCAAVMKADAYGLGMDIVAPALALEGCRVFFTAHLEEGVRLRQIAPADSAIYVLHGPPPGTAADFVRHGLVPVLNDPSQIEEWRRAGRLLQRRLPAALQFDTGMSRMGLAPCDVDALLADPAWKDELEPVLVMSHLACADEPEHPMNDLQRARFAQLRARFPGIPGSLANSSAVFLGQGFRHDLVRPGAALYGINPQPGHANPLRQAVSLHARIVQSRMVAAGDVVGYGARHAVTGPARIATIGIGYADGWLRSLSGRGHAWIDGMRVPFAGNVSMDSITLDVSGIDEARVAPGQEIELLGSHQTVDEVAREAGTIGYEVLTRLGGRFHRRYA; encoded by the coding sequence ATGGCTGGCGTTGCGAATGGCGCCGCGCAGGGCGTCGCGCATGGAGTTGATGCCGCGCGCGCCGGGGCGGTGCTGACGATCGACCTCGATGCGATCCGCGCGAACTATCGCCTGCTGCGTGAAACGGCGGCCGGGGCCAGCTGCGCCGCCGTGATGAAGGCCGACGCCTATGGCCTCGGCATGGACATCGTGGCGCCCGCGCTGGCGCTCGAAGGCTGCCGCGTGTTCTTCACCGCCCATCTCGAAGAAGGCGTGCGGCTGCGCCAGATTGCGCCCGCGGACAGCGCCATCTACGTGCTGCACGGCCCGCCGCCCGGCACGGCGGCCGACTTCGTCCGGCATGGACTGGTGCCGGTGCTGAACGACCCGTCCCAGATCGAGGAATGGCGCCGCGCCGGCAGGCTGCTGCAGCGGCGCCTGCCGGCCGCGCTGCAGTTCGATACCGGCATGTCGCGCATGGGCCTGGCCCCGTGCGACGTCGACGCCCTGCTCGCCGACCCGGCCTGGAAGGACGAACTCGAGCCGGTGCTGGTGATGAGCCACCTGGCCTGCGCCGACGAGCCCGAGCACCCGATGAACGACCTGCAGCGCGCGCGCTTCGCGCAGCTGCGCGCGCGCTTCCCGGGCATCCCGGGCAGCCTGGCGAATTCCTCGGCCGTGTTCCTGGGCCAGGGCTTCCGCCACGACCTGGTGCGCCCGGGCGCCGCGCTGTACGGCATCAACCCGCAGCCGGGGCATGCCAATCCGCTGCGCCAGGCGGTCTCGCTGCACGCCCGTATCGTGCAGTCGCGGATGGTGGCGGCCGGCGACGTCGTCGGCTACGGCGCGCGCCATGCCGTCACCGGGCCGGCGCGGATCGCCACCATCGGCATCGGCTATGCGGACGGCTGGCTGCGTTCGCTGTCGGGGCGCGGGCATGCCTGGATCGACGGCATGCGCGTGCCGTTTGCCGGGAACGTGTCGATGGACAGCATCACGCTGGATGTAAGCGGGATCGACGAGGCGCGGGTGGCGCCGGGGCAGGAAATCGAGCTGCTGGGGTCACACCAGACGGTGGATGAGGTGGCGCGCGAGGCGGGCACCATTGGCTATGAAGTGCTGACGCGGCTGGGTGGGCGCTTCCATCGCCGCTACGCCTAG
- a CDS encoding DNA polymerase II — protein MDEANDSSQGKHPRGFLLTRHWRDLDAGVELEFWLATEEGPRRVRVPGQHAVAFIPREQREQAEFVLRGERGCELRELALTDFHHRPVLGLYCRHYRKLLGLEKRLRQHGVDVYEADVRPPERYLMERFISAPVLFAGTPAEGDPRLLPDGQLKPDGDYRPPIRTVSLDIETTMQGELRSIALEGCGQRQVYMLGPPNGDASGLDFAYEICDTRLALLDRMEEWFRIHDPDAVIGWSLVQFDLRVLQKHAEALHRPLRLGRDGSPMEWRERNGGDRQGGQEHYFAGIAGRLVIDGIEALRSATWSFPSFSLESVAQSLLGEGKEIDNPYNRMASIDRMFNEDKPALARYNLKDCELVTRIFEKTGLMSFLLERASVTGLAADRSGGSVAAFEHSYIPLMHRQGFVAPNIGDVPGADSPGGFVMDSRSGLYDSVLVLDYKSLYPSIIRTFLIDPVGLVAGLAEPEEATVPGFRGGRFSRTRHCLPGIVTRVWAGREAAKREKNAPLSQALKIIMNAFYGVLGTTACRFFDPRLASSITMRGHQIMHRTRELIEERGYQVIYGDTDSTFVWLGRAHADEEARRIGRELVEHVNGWWRATLRDELGLESALELEYDVHFRRFLMPTVRGSDEGSKKRYAGLATASDGSDEMIYKGLETVRTDWTPLAQQFQQGLYERIFQRQPYEDYVRDYVARTLRGELDELLVYRKRLRRGLDEYERNVPPHVRAARIADEFHLRQGRPAQYRNGGWIRYVMTTAGPEPLDVREGGTMSAIDYEHYLSKQLEPVADAILPFLGDGFGRLTSPQGALF, from the coding sequence ATGGACGAGGCGAACGATTCCAGTCAGGGCAAGCATCCGCGCGGCTTCCTGCTGACGCGGCACTGGCGCGACCTCGACGCCGGCGTCGAGCTGGAGTTCTGGCTGGCGACGGAAGAGGGGCCGCGGCGGGTGCGCGTGCCGGGCCAGCACGCGGTCGCCTTCATCCCGCGCGAGCAGCGCGAGCAGGCCGAATTCGTCCTGCGCGGGGAACGGGGCTGCGAATTGCGCGAACTCGCGCTGACCGACTTCCACCACCGCCCGGTGCTCGGCCTGTACTGCCGCCACTACCGCAAGCTGCTTGGGCTGGAAAAGCGACTGCGCCAGCATGGCGTCGACGTCTACGAGGCCGACGTGCGGCCGCCCGAGCGCTACCTGATGGAGCGCTTCATCAGCGCGCCGGTCCTGTTTGCCGGGACACCGGCCGAAGGCGACCCGCGGCTGCTGCCCGACGGCCAGCTGAAACCCGACGGCGACTACCGGCCCCCGATCCGCACCGTCTCGCTCGACATCGAGACGACCATGCAGGGCGAGCTGCGTTCGATCGCGCTGGAAGGCTGCGGCCAGCGCCAGGTCTACATGCTGGGCCCGCCGAACGGCGACGCCAGCGGGCTCGACTTCGCCTACGAGATCTGCGACACCCGGCTGGCGCTGCTGGACAGGATGGAGGAGTGGTTCCGCATCCACGATCCGGACGCGGTGATCGGCTGGAGCCTGGTCCAGTTCGACCTGCGGGTCCTGCAGAAGCACGCCGAGGCCCTGCATCGCCCGCTGCGCCTGGGACGCGACGGCAGCCCGATGGAATGGCGCGAACGTAATGGGGGTGATCGTCAGGGCGGGCAGGAGCATTATTTCGCCGGGATCGCCGGCCGCCTGGTCATCGACGGCATCGAGGCGCTGCGCTCGGCCACCTGGAGCTTTCCGTCCTTCAGCCTGGAATCGGTGGCGCAAAGCCTGCTGGGCGAGGGCAAGGAGATCGACAATCCCTACAACCGGATGGCCTCGATCGACCGCATGTTCAACGAGGACAAGCCGGCCCTGGCGCGCTACAACCTGAAGGACTGCGAGCTGGTCACCCGCATCTTCGAGAAGACCGGGCTGATGTCCTTCCTGCTGGAGCGCGCCAGCGTGACCGGCCTGGCAGCCGACCGCAGCGGCGGCTCGGTGGCGGCTTTCGAGCACTCCTACATCCCGCTGATGCACCGCCAGGGCTTCGTCGCGCCGAACATCGGCGACGTGCCGGGGGCCGACAGCCCCGGCGGCTTCGTCATGGATTCACGCTCCGGCCTGTACGACTCGGTACTGGTGCTCGACTATAAAAGCCTGTACCCGTCCATCATCCGCACCTTCCTGATCGACCCGGTCGGGCTGGTGGCGGGGCTGGCCGAGCCGGAGGAAGCGACGGTGCCGGGCTTCCGCGGCGGGCGCTTCTCGCGCACCCGGCACTGCCTGCCCGGCATCGTCACGCGTGTATGGGCGGGCAGGGAAGCGGCCAAGCGCGAGAAGAACGCGCCGCTTTCGCAGGCCCTGAAGATCATCATGAACGCGTTCTACGGCGTGCTGGGCACCACCGCCTGCCGCTTCTTCGATCCGCGCCTGGCGTCCTCGATCACGATGCGCGGGCACCAGATCATGCACCGGACCCGCGAGCTGATCGAGGAGCGCGGCTACCAGGTGATCTACGGCGACACCGACTCGACCTTCGTCTGGCTCGGGCGCGCGCATGCGGACGAGGAGGCGCGGCGGATCGGCCGCGAGCTGGTGGAGCACGTGAACGGCTGGTGGCGCGCCACCCTGCGCGACGAGCTCGGACTGGAGAGCGCGCTGGAGCTGGAGTACGACGTGCATTTCCGGCGCTTCCTGATGCCGACCGTGCGCGGCTCGGACGAGGGCAGCAAGAAGCGCTACGCCGGCCTGGCGACCGCCAGCGACGGCAGCGACGAGATGATCTACAAGGGCCTGGAGACGGTGCGCACCGACTGGACCCCGCTGGCCCAGCAGTTCCAGCAGGGCCTGTACGAGCGCATCTTCCAGCGCCAGCCCTATGAAGACTATGTGCGCGACTACGTGGCGCGCACCCTGCGCGGCGAACTGGACGAACTGCTGGTCTACCGCAAGCGCCTGCGCCGCGGGCTGGACGAATACGAACGCAACGTCCCCCCGCACGTGCGCGCGGCGCGCATCGCCGACGAATTCCACCTGCGCCAGGGGCGCCCGGCCCAGTACCGCAACGGCGGCTGGATCCGCTACGTCATGACCACCGCCGGCCCCGAACCGCTCGACGTGCGCGAGGGCGGGACGATGTCGGCGATCGACTACGAGCACTACCTGAGCAAACAGCTGGAGCCGGTGGCGGATGCGATCCTGCCCTTCCTGGGGGATGGCTTCGGGCGGCTGACCAGTCCGCAGGGGGCCCTGTTCTAG
- a CDS encoding ferritin-like domain-containing protein codes for MSAPPELRAGALISLLETDPRRKCAGVAALAHAHAEGSLAVDPAAALDPAGSIPGRPDKPELVPPRLVGRRSMVTPEGRAMLVHALAHIEFNAINLALDALWRFPGMPPAYYADWLRVAREEAYHFSLLDAHLATLGHGYGDFPGHDSLWEMVAKTSGDILARMALVPRTLEARGLDAIPPLRAKLAQAGDLAAAEILDIILRDEVGHVEIGNRWYLQLCAARGLDPVGTYEALAVEYKAPLLKGPFNLEARRRAGFTEAELARYRGDSVSFDA; via the coding sequence ATGTCCGCACCGCCCGAGCTGCGCGCAGGCGCACTGATCTCCCTGCTTGAAACGGACCCGCGCCGCAAATGCGCGGGCGTGGCGGCCCTGGCGCACGCCCACGCCGAAGGCAGCCTGGCCGTCGATCCCGCCGCCGCCCTCGACCCGGCGGGAAGCATTCCCGGCCGTCCGGACAAACCCGAGCTGGTGCCGCCGCGCCTGGTCGGGCGCCGTTCGATGGTCACGCCCGAGGGCCGCGCCATGCTGGTCCACGCCCTGGCCCACATCGAGTTCAACGCCATCAACCTGGCCCTGGACGCGCTCTGGCGCTTCCCCGGCATGCCGCCGGCGTACTACGCCGACTGGCTGCGGGTAGCCAGGGAAGAGGCTTATCACTTCTCGCTGCTGGACGCCCACCTGGCCACGCTCGGCCATGGCTACGGCGACTTCCCCGGCCACGACAGCCTGTGGGAGATGGTCGCGAAGACCAGCGGCGACATCCTGGCGCGCATGGCCCTGGTGCCGCGCACGCTGGAGGCGCGCGGACTGGACGCGATCCCGCCGCTGCGCGCCAAGCTGGCCCAGGCCGGCGACCTGGCCGCCGCCGAGATCCTGGACATCATCCTGCGCGACGAGGTCGGCCACGTCGAGATCGGCAACCGCTGGTATCTGCAGCTGTGCGCCGCGCGCGGCCTGGACCCGGTCGGCACCTACGAGGCGCTGGCAGTCGAATACAAGGCGCCGCTGCTGAAGGGGCCGTTCAACCTGGAGGCGCGCCGCCGCGCCGGCTTCACGGAAGCGGAACTGGCGCGCTACCGTGGCGACAGCGTTTCCTTCGACGCCTGA
- a CDS encoding DUF1622 domain-containing protein has protein sequence MFELVEGQVRNAVEWLRLLVEALGALVIAAGVLIVVVSLVRHLLAGRGSSFVPIRLAFARYLTLALELQLAADILSTSVAPTWERIGKLAAIAVIRTALNYFLGKELKDEQASDEPALQGKQVAGGRD, from the coding sequence ATGTTCGAACTGGTCGAAGGGCAGGTACGCAACGCTGTCGAGTGGCTGCGCCTGCTGGTGGAGGCGCTGGGCGCGCTCGTGATCGCGGCGGGGGTGCTGATTGTCGTCGTCTCCCTGGTCCGGCACCTGCTGGCCGGGCGCGGCAGCAGCTTCGTGCCGATCCGGCTGGCTTTCGCACGCTACCTGACCCTGGCGCTGGAACTGCAGCTGGCGGCCGACATCCTGTCGACCTCGGTGGCGCCGACCTGGGAGCGGATCGGCAAGCTGGCGGCCATCGCGGTGATCCGGACCGCGCTCAACTACTTCCTCGGCAAGGAGCTGAAGGACGAGCAGGCCAGCGACGAGCCCGCGCTGCAGGGAAAACAGGTCGCGGGCGGCCGGGACTGA
- a CDS encoding cytochrome c family protein has product MMRHAGFLFLLAALAGCSKQPPAYDPLTGGNPRTGQQLMARYGCAACHEIKGIAHADSKVGPSLTEIRDRGYVGGVLPNSAGNLIKWIVHPRAYSPNTAMPELGVSEAEARDMAAYLYNQ; this is encoded by the coding sequence ATGATGAGACATGCAGGCTTCCTGTTCCTGCTGGCCGCGCTGGCCGGCTGTTCGAAGCAGCCGCCCGCTTACGATCCGCTCACCGGCGGCAATCCGCGCACCGGCCAGCAGCTCATGGCGCGCTACGGCTGCGCGGCCTGCCACGAGATCAAGGGTATCGCCCATGCCGACAGCAAGGTCGGGCCCTCGCTGACCGAGATCCGCGACCGCGGCTACGTCGGCGGCGTGCTGCCGAACAGCGCCGGCAACCTGATCAAGTGGATCGTCCATCCGCGCGCCTACAGCCCGAACACAGCGATGCCCGAGCTGGGCGTGAGCGAAGCCGAGGCGCGCGACATGGCGGCCTATCTGTACAACCAGTAA
- a CDS encoding cytochrome c oxidase assembly protein: MGAVAMRKLTPLCLVLAPACAFAHDVEGQYTAADALSWGAEPWVLFLLALALVLYAVGLRRLWPRSRQSRRPLARQAAWFGAGWIALALALASPLDSAGSFSFAAHMVQHEFLMIVAAPMLVLGRPLGIWVWSLPAGWRRRTGSATRNAAVSAAWDALTRPLNAWLLHFAALWMWHVPATFQAGLASNSVHALQHASFLFSALLFWWAVLGRQGGAQGKGAAVVYLFTTMMHTGALGAMFTMSETIWYPYYGSKAQAFGLTALEDQQLGGLIMWIPGGLAYVAAGLVLCARWLARTPQASAAGRRP, translated from the coding sequence ATGGGTGCTGTCGCCATGCGCAAGCTGACGCCGCTCTGCCTTGTCCTGGCGCCGGCTTGCGCTTTTGCCCACGACGTCGAGGGCCAGTACACGGCCGCCGACGCGCTGTCCTGGGGCGCCGAGCCCTGGGTGCTGTTCCTGCTGGCGCTGGCCCTGGTCCTGTATGCGGTGGGCCTGCGCCGCCTGTGGCCGCGCTCGCGCCAGTCGCGCCGCCCGCTGGCGCGCCAGGCCGCCTGGTTCGGCGCCGGATGGATCGCGCTGGCCCTGGCGCTGGCCTCGCCGCTGGATTCGGCCGGCAGCTTTTCCTTCGCCGCCCACATGGTCCAGCACGAGTTCCTGATGATCGTGGCGGCGCCCATGCTGGTGCTGGGGCGTCCGCTCGGGATCTGGGTCTGGAGCCTGCCCGCGGGCTGGCGCCGGCGCACCGGTTCGGCCACCCGCAACGCGGCCGTGAGCGCCGCCTGGGATGCGCTGACCCGGCCGCTGAACGCCTGGCTGCTGCATTTCGCCGCGCTATGGATGTGGCATGTCCCCGCCACCTTCCAGGCCGGCCTGGCCAGCAACAGCGTGCACGCGCTGCAGCATGCGAGTTTCCTGTTCTCGGCCCTGCTGTTCTGGTGGGCGGTGCTGGGCCGCCAGGGCGGCGCGCAGGGGAAGGGGGCGGCGGTCGTCTACCTGTTCACGACCATGATGCATACCGGCGCCCTCGGGGCGATGTTCACGATGTCCGAGACGATCTGGTATCCCTACTATGGCAGCAAGGCCCAGGCCTTCGGCTTGACGGCGCTGGAAGACCAGCAGCTCGGCGGCCTGATCATGTGGATCCCCGGCGGCCTGGCCTATGTGGCGGCCGGTCTGGTGCTGTGCGCGCGCTGGCTGGCGCGCACGCCGCAGGCTTCGGCGGCGGGAAGACGGCCATGA
- a CDS encoding cytochrome c oxidase subunit 3, whose translation MSPQVSGQEPRDPHTDGRLVEEGRVLDISTLPTFAFGHRSPMWWGTMGLMLIEGTVFALTIMSYFYLRSHAATWPMSTFPPDLIWGNINTAVMLASAIPNHFAKQAAERLDLQKVRLWLVVCLVFSFVFLGVRALEFTTLNTRWDSNAYGSVVWMLMGLHTTHLITDAYDSAVLTTLTFTGPMEGKRYVDVSENAAYWYFVVLSWLPIYAVVYFGARY comes from the coding sequence ATGAGCCCGCAGGTCAGCGGCCAGGAGCCGCGCGACCCGCATACGGACGGCCGCCTGGTCGAGGAAGGCCGCGTGCTCGACATCTCGACCCTGCCGACCTTCGCCTTCGGCCACCGCAGCCCGATGTGGTGGGGCACCATGGGCCTGATGCTGATCGAGGGGACGGTGTTCGCCCTCACCATCATGAGCTATTTCTACCTGCGCAGCCACGCCGCGACCTGGCCGATGTCGACATTCCCGCCGGATCTCATCTGGGGCAATATCAACACCGCGGTGATGCTGGCCAGCGCGATTCCGAACCACTTCGCCAAGCAGGCCGCCGAACGGCTCGACCTGCAGAAAGTGAGGCTGTGGCTGGTGGTCTGCCTGGTGTTCTCCTTCGTGTTCCTGGGCGTGCGCGCGCTGGAATTCACGACGCTGAACACGCGCTGGGACAGCAACGCCTACGGTTCCGTGGTCTGGATGCTGATGGGCCTGCACACTACGCACCTGATCACCGACGCCTACGATTCCGCGGTGCTGACGACCCTGACCTTCACCGGGCCGATGGAGGGCAAGCGCTATGTGGACGTGAGCGAGAACGCGGCCTACTGGTACTTCGTTGTATTGAGCTGGCTGCCGATCTATGCCGTTGTCTATTTCGGAGCGCGATACTGA